From the Mesoaciditoga lauensis cd-1655R = DSM 25116 genome, the window GGAACCTAAATTTTTAATCCAGCTTCGAACCCGGAATGAACGGCATCGTATATTTGACCTGGGTGATCCGCATCCCCAATTTTCAACGCACCATCAGGAGATGAATTTGGTCTTACACCAACGGTGAATATGATGGCATCAAATACGCCTATATCTTTTTCTCCGTTTTTAGTTAAACAGATGGCATGATCATTTTCAAATTTTTCAAGCTTTGTATCTACGAGCACTTTAACATTTTTGTTCTTCAGACGTTTTAAGGTGAGCGTGCGTGTGATGGGTTCCATATCTCTTGCTATATCTGAGAGCATTTCAACGATTGTTACCGATTTACCTTCATTAACAAGGTGATCTGCCGCTTCTACACCTATCATTCCTCCGCCAACTATTAAAATGCTATTTTTATCTTTCAGCACATCTGGATTGGAAAAATAATCATGGCCCGTGATTTGAAGGATATTTTCACTACCCGGAATTTTCAATTTTATTGGAGAGCTTCCGACGGCAAATAACACTTCATCAAAATTATCCACTTTGACGCTTTCATAATCTGTGTTGTACTCAACATCTATGTTACTGCGCAGGACGTTATTTATCAAAGAGTCAATAGGCTTTTTCATCGTTTCTTTTCCAAAAGCTTTGTAAGCCAAATTTGCGGCTCCACCCAGTTTATCTGATTTTTCAAATATTTTGACTTCGCATCCCCTTTCATTTAAGGTCAAAGCAGCTTGCAATCCGGACGGTCCACCACCAAATATGGCAACTCTTTTTTTCTTTGAAGATTTTTCTATCTTTGATGGCCATCCGACTTTTGGATTTACGATACATCCTAATCCTTCACCGGATTTTACTTTGGCAAGGCAACCCTGGACACACCCTCCACAGTATGTGATCTCATCACTCTTGCCAGCTTGAAGTTTTTTCGGAAATTCCGGATCGGCAACCAATGGCCTTCCCAGCGCAAAGAAATCTGCCCATCCTTCTGAAAGGGCTTTTTGAATTCTTTCAGGATCTCCAAATCTTCCAACTGCTATTATTGGAAGAGTAGTCAAATTACGAATTTTCTTTATAGAATCTTCTTGTATTTGTT encodes:
- a CDS encoding NAD(P)/FAD-dependent oxidoreductase: MEIFEKVKLGPLELKNRLFSAPVKTGYGQSVTERHIAYYSSIANGGVSLAYVEPIAVLPNGREHPKQLRLDCDDFIPSVAKIIETIHKGGALACVHLNHAGRAANPKVTNGVVLSSSETMCPVTGAKSTAMTKEEISEMINAFKENARRAKEAGADVLEIQMGHGYIVSQFYSKNINHRNDEYGEPLKFANDLLDAVKEVDLPVIIRVSGDEMYEGGLHAEDLKDLLKLAEKKDVIAVHVGMGNACNSPAFYYHHMFVPKQIQEDSIKKIRNLTTLPIIAVGRFGDPERIQKALSEGWADFFALGRPLVADPEFPKKLQAGKSDEITYCGGCVQGCLAKVKSGEGLGCIVNPKVGWPSKIEKSSKKKRVAIFGGGPSGLQAALTLNERGCEVKIFEKSDKLGGAANLAYKAFGKETMKKPIDSLINNVLRSNIDVEYNTDYESVKVDNFDEVLFAVGSSPIKLKIPGSENILQITGHDYFSNPDVLKDKNSILIVGGGMIGVEAADHLVNEGKSVTIVEMLSDIARDMEPITRTLTLKRLKNKNVKVLVDTKLEKFENDHAICLTKNGEKDIGVFDAIIFTVGVRPNSSPDGALKIGDADHPGQIYDAVHSGFEAGLKI